The following proteins are co-located in the Chaetodon trifascialis isolate fChaTrf1 chromosome 14, fChaTrf1.hap1, whole genome shotgun sequence genome:
- the adi1 gene encoding acireductone dioxygenase, producing MGVEAWYMNNSNEDQRKPHRLNPNQPVSLDELKMLGVFYWKLNADIYETDPELEQIRKDQGYSYMDIITIRKDALSNYEEKLKMFFEEHLHLDDEIRYILDGQAYFDIRDKEDRWIRIAMSKGDLITLPAGIYHRFTLDETNYTKAMRLFVGEPVWKAYNRPADDFDIRQKYVASLQGF from the exons ATGGGTGTAGAAGCCTGGTACATGAATAACTCTAATGAAGACCAGAGAAAGCCGCACAGGCTGAACCCAAATCAGCCCGTTTCCCTTGACGAATTAAAAATGCTTGGTGTGTTCTACTGGAAG CTCAATGCTGACATCTATGAAACAGACCCAGAGCTGGAGCAGATTCGTAAAGACCAAGGCTACTCCTATATGGACATTATCACTATCCGCAAAGATGCATTGTCCAACTATGAGGAAAAG ctCAAAATGTTCTTTGAGGAGCACCTGCACTTGGATGATGAAATCCGCTACATCCTGGATGGCCAGGCCTACTTTGATATAAGGGACAAGGAGGACCGATGGATCCGCATTGCCATGAGCAAAGGGGACCTGATTACTCTGCCGGCTGGCATCTACCACCGCTTCACCCTGGATGAGACA AACTACACTAAAGCCATGAGGCTGTTTGTGGGGGAGCCAGTGTGGAAAGCTTACAACCGGCCTGCTGATGACTTTGACATCCGCCAGAAGTACGTGGCTTCTCTGCAGGGATTCTGA